A window of the Microplitis mediator isolate UGA2020A chromosome 5, iyMicMedi2.1, whole genome shotgun sequence genome harbors these coding sequences:
- the LOC130667945 gene encoding uncharacterized protein LOC130667945: protein MDFIPRSIFLAPKTKIDQEKDTPPSLDRKEFWNRTYPRIPVLVDEIKKTDDLMQKIKTRNAELSAELRILRTKKSKILLRKLEIIKYRDRWFERISIDPQVQRMMTSVYTDC, encoded by the exons ATGGATTTTATTCCTcgttcgatttttttggcgcCTAAAACAAAg atAGACCAAGAAAAGGATACACCCCCTTCCTTGGATCGCAAAGAATTCTGGAATCGGACTTATCCACGTATTCCGGTATTGGttgatgaaattaaaaaaacagatGATTTAATGCAGAAGATAAAAACCAGAAACGCTGAGTTGTCCGCcgaattaagaattttaagaacaaaaaagtcaaaaatattattaagaaaattggAGATCATAAAATATAGGGATCGTTGGTTTGAACGGATAAGTATTGATCCCCAGGTCCAGCGTATGATGACTTCAGTATATACTGATtgctaa
- the LOC130667537 gene encoding zinc finger protein 561-like, whose product MMNIHKISLKLCRLCGKEKSRGTDVFKDKIKGAVLVSIINKYFPKEIINVSISDTFSKYVCMDCEQKICSFDEFCLMVANVQKQLAAPSLEIDFAEDMLCHLKENEMSIEKPIANSRVRKKFMCEQCAKSFRCLSHLERHKRIHTGQRPFICNICSMSFNQQEVLRKHQESHQGKKEFRCETCLQSFRYKISLKSHMLNFHSESDQSSVVNPYSNNPLTCTECGKTFATKYKLQRHSRCHTGERPYSCNFCNRSFSQTGNLKLHLSKCSRNMMPEGIEVGVDFGDGSLECRENEPESLTDQRLEPFPPVYITESEIQKTINETINSTDPNSSSYLIKSYDNQIYIDDEIETILDQDLGHLDASSEKMSLCLKQPETPELFHSLLYDV is encoded by the exons atgatgaatatCCACAAGATAAGTTTGAAATTATGTAGACTGTGTGGAAAAGAAAAATCCCGAGGTACTGACGTCttcaaagataaaataaaaggagCAGTACTAGTTtctattatcaataaatattttccaaaaGAG atAATAAACGTTTCGATATCTGATACATTTTCAAAGTATGTCTGTATGGATtgtgaacaaaaaatatgcagcTTTGATGAGTTTTGCTTGATGGTAGCTAATGTTCAAAAGCAACTTGCTGCTCCATCATTAGAAATTGATTTTGCagag gaTATGCTCTGTCatctaaaagaaaatgaaatgtCCATAGAGAAACCCATTGCTAATTCCcgggtaagaaaaaaattcatgtgcGAGCAATGCGCTAAAAGTTTTCGATGCCTGTCACACTTAGAAAGACACAAACGCATTCATACTGGCCAGCGCCCGTTCATTtgtaat ATCTGCTCGATGTCATTCAATCAACAGGAAGTACTGAGAAAACACCAGGAAAGTCATCAAGGAAAAAAAGAATTCCGGTGCGAAACTTGTCTCCAGTCGTTTCGTTACAAAATATCTCTAAAATCCCACATGCTAAACTTCCATTCAGAGTCTGACCAGAGCTCGGTGGTAAATCCTTACAGTAATAATCCGCTGACTTGCACTGAATGCGGCAAAACATTCGCGACAAAGTACAAACTTCAGAGACACTCGCGCTGTCACACAGGGGAGAGACCTTACAGTTGTAATTTTTGCAATCGATCGTTTTCACAGActggtaatttaaaattacacttAAGTAAATGCTCTCGCAATATGATGCCAGAGGGAATAGAAGTAGGAGTTGACTTTGGGGACGGCAGTCTTGAATGCCGGGAAAATGAACCTGAGTCTTTGACTGATCAGAGACTGGAACCTTTCCCGCCAGTTTATATAACCGAGAGCGAAATTCAAAAGACGATAAACGAAACGATAAATTCAACTGATCCAAACTCATCGTCATATTTGATTAAAAGTTATGACAATCAAATTTACATCGACGACGAAATAGAAACTATACTTGACCAAGATCTGGGACATCTCGACGCCAGCTCTGAAAAAATGTCTCTCTGTTTAAAACAGCCTGAGACACCGGAATTATTTCACAGTCTACTGTATGAcgtttga
- the LOC130668679 gene encoding erlin-2-B-like, with product MLDQSVIGLCIIVGLAGVFNFSIHKIDEGHVGVYFRGGALLPQVSQPGFHMMVPLLTTFRSVQVTLQTDEVKNVPCGTSGGVMIYFDRIEVVNILDSNAVYNMVRNFTADYDRTLIFNKVHHELNQFCSIHTLHEVYIDLFDQIDENLKNALQKDLNELAPGLSIQAVRVTKPKIPETIRKNYELMEGEKTKLLISTQHQKVVEKDAETDRKKALIEAEKESQVASIQYNQKIMEKESLQRMASIEDAMHLAREKSRSDADFYQMKRQAEANQLLLTKEFLELKKYESLAKNAKIYYGQDIPKMFAMGGCSTDPNLGTHTNVELDKND from the exons ATGTTGGATCAAAGTGTCATTGGTCTTTGCATTATCGTTGGGTTAGCAGGagtattcaatttttcaattcacaaaATTGATGAAGGTCATGTTGGTGTTTACTTTCgg ggAGGCGCATTATTACCACAAGTTAGTCAGCCAGGTTTTCATATGATGGTTCCATTATTGACAACATTTAGATCTGTGCAAGTGACTTTACAAACTGATGAAGTTAAAAACGTTCCTTGTGGTACCAGTGGCGGTGTCATGATATATTTCGATCGCATTGAAGTTGTTAATATACTCGACTCTAATGCtg TGTACAATATGGTAAGAAATTTTACTGCTGATTACGACAGGACGTTGATCTTCAATAAAGTCCACCACGAACTCAATCAATTCTGTTCAATCCACACTCTCCATGAAGTGTACATCGATTTATTCGATCAAATCGACGAGAACCTGAAGAACGCGCTGCAGAAAGATTTAAATGAACTGGCGCCAGGCCTCAGTATCCAAGCGGTCCGTGTGACCAAACCCAAAATACCCGAGACAATACGAAAGAACTACGAGTTGATGGAGGGCGAAAAGACCAAGCTGCTGATATCAACTCAGCACCAGAAGGTGGTAGAAAAAGATGCTGAGACAGATCGTAAAAAAGCTCTGATTGAAGCTGAGAAAGAGTCGCAGGTCGCGTCGATTCAGTATAACCAGAAAATAATGGAGAAAGAATCTCTGCAACGCATGGCTTCGATTGAAGACGCGATGCATTTAGCTCGTGAGAAAAGTCGCTCGGATGCTGATTTTTATCAGATGAAGCGACAAGCGGAAGCTAATCAGTTACTCCTGACTAAAGAGTTCCTGGAGCTTAAAAAGTATGAATCGTTGGCCAAGAACGCGAAGATTTACTATGGTCAGGACATTCCGAAGATGTTTGCCATGGGCGGGTGCTCTACTGATCCAAATCTAGGCACTCATACAAATGTAGAGCTTGATAAAAACGATTGA
- the LOC130668676 gene encoding elongator complex protein 3, which translates to MARKKKVFIESKEERMMMTIAEVIQELLVAHDEHRDVDLNKLKTRISSRYGLESSPRLVDIIAAVPLDAKNKLLPKLKAKPIRTASGIAVVAVMCKPHRCPHINFTGNICVYCPGGPDSDFEYSTQSYTGYEPTSMRAIRARYDPFLQTRHRVDQLKQLGHSVDKVEFIVMGGTFMSLPDDYRDYFIRNLHDALSGHISNSVDEAVRFSERSKTKCIGITIETRPDYCLNRHLSDMLRYGCTRLEIGVQSVFEDVARDTNRGHTVKAVCETFNVAKDTGYKVIAHMMPDLPNVDIERDIEQFIEFFENPAFRADGLKIYPTLVIRGTGLYELWKTGRYKSYPPSTLIDLIARILALIPPWTRVYRVQRDIPMPLVSSGVEHGNLRELALARMKDFGTDCRDVRTREVGIQEIHNKVQPYEVELIRRDYTANNGWETFLSYEDPTQDILVGLLRLRKCGADTYRPELKGNCSIVRELHVYGSVVPVSARDPTKFQHQGFGMLLMEEAERIAREEHGSHKIAVISGVGTRNYYRKIGYELDGPYMSKMLVNN; encoded by the exons ATGGCTCGCAAAAAGAAAG taTTTATAGAGAGTAAGGAAGAAAGAATGATGATGACAATAGCTGAGGTAATCCAAGAATTGCTGGTAGCACATGACGAGCATCGTGAcgttgatttaaataaattaaaaacaaggATTTCTTCAAGGTACGGGTTGGAATCATCACCAAGACTCGTTGATATCATAGCAGCTGTTCCACTTGacgctaaaaataaattacttccTAAGCTGAAGGCTAAACCCATAAGAACAGCCAGTGGA ATTGCTGTCGTTGCTGTGATGTGCAAACCCCATAGATGTCCACACATAAATTTCACTGGTAACATCTGCGTCTATTGTCCAGGTGGACCGGACTCAGACTTTGAATACTCGACGCAATCGTACACTGGATACGAACCAACATCTATGAGAGCCATACGAGCAAGATATGATCCCTTTTTACAAACCCGACATCGCGTGgatcaa CTAAAGCAACTGGGACACAGTGTCGACAAAGTCGAATTTATTGTCATGGGCGGTACATTCATGTCTCTCCCCGACGATTACCGCGATTACTTCATCAGAAATCTCCACGACGCGCTTTCTGGGCACATCAGTAATAGTGTTGATGAAGCAGTGAGATTTTCTGAACGAAGCAAAACTAAATGCATCGGTATCACTATCGAAACACGCCCGGATTATTGTTTGAACAGACATCTGTCAGATATGCTTCGCTACGG ATGTACGCGGTTGGAAATTGGAGTCCAGTCAGTCTTCGAAGACGTCGCTCGTGATACTAATCGTGGGCATACAGTAAAAGCAGTATGTGAGACATTTAATGTTGCTAAAGATACCGGTTACAAAGTTATTGCTCACATGATGCCGGATTTACCTAACGTTGATATTGAACGAGATATTGAACAGTTTATT gaATTTTTTGAGAATCCAGCATTTCGTGCTGATGGTTTGAAAATATATCCAACATTGGTAATCCGAGGCACGGGTCTCTACGAGCTATGGAAGACTGGTCGTTACAAAAGTTACCCGCCAAGTACGTTGATTGATTTAATTGCCAGGATATTAGCGCTGATACCACCATGGACTAGAGTATATCGTGTCCAGCGAGACATACCCATGCCGCTAGTAAGCTCTGGAGTTGAACATGGAAATTTACGTGAGCTTGCCCTGGCTCGTATGAAAGATTTCGGCACAGACTGCCGTGACGTGAGAACCCGAGAAGTCGGGATCCAGGAGATTCACAACAAAGTTCAGCCTTACGAGGTCGAGCTCATAAGACGGGATTACACGGCCAATAATGGCTGGGAGACATTTTTGTCGTATGAAGATCCAACTCAAGACATTCTCGTCGGTCTCCTGAGATTGCGCAAGTGTGGAGCTGATACCTATCGCCCGGAACTCAAAGGCAACTGTTCTATTGTACGGGAACTTCATGTCTACGGCTCCGTAGTCCCAGTCAGCGCTCGGGACCCAACGAAATTCCAGCACCAGGGTTTCGGAATGCTGCTGATGGAAGAAGCTGAGCGCATCGCCAGAGAAGAACACGGCTCTCATAAAATAGCAGTAATTTCTGGTGTCGGTACGCGTAATTATTACCGAAAAATTGGATACGAATTAGACGGGCCGTATATGTCTAAAAtgcttgtaaataattaa
- the LOC130668677 gene encoding solute carrier family 17 member 9, producing the protein MVSHDLPTHQLEMPTVDFNDDSKNSFWTRQERRTWFISLYCGTCLLYATRTSVPLLMPVVSKEKQWSKADSGMILSSFFWGYTLTQVASGYISDRIGGQRVMWIAALGWSFTTFFMSDVIEMFSSSIHCVLIIAIARVLNGAFQGMHFPSVISLTSQHLEEYERASFFGLLTSGSALGTLLTVTLGSYLMKAYHWQIVFQVLGSLGFMWTLFLYYQSLKVPRKKLKTSIDDSIHSNLPWRQLWSKPPFWSCVFTHACQNNCFFVLLSWMPTYFHDTFPDVQSWKVNMIPWLSLVPCTFIAKVLSERLIRTGYSVTATRKIIETICLTTQSINLLILSRVTTFPSAMICLMLIIGGTGFHNTAIAVNPSDLAPKHSGSVFGIMNSIGAVPGFLGVYLAGHILHMTHSWAAVFILTSIIDALGCIVYLVFGSGQPII; encoded by the exons ATGGTCAGTCACGACCTACCAACGCATCAGTTGGAGATGCCGACTGTTGACTTCAACGATGACAGTAAAAACTCTTTCTGGACGAG acAAGAAAGGAGGACATGGTTCATTTCATTGTACTGCGGCACATGTCTACTTTACGCGACGAGGACGTCGGTCCCACTGCTGATGCCAGTGGTCAGCAAAGAAAAGCAATGGAGCAAAGCCGACTCCGGAATGATTCTGTCCAGCTTCTTCTGGGGCTACACTCTGACTCAAGTAGCCAGCGGATACATAAGCGATCGAATTGGCGGGCAGAGAGTCATGTGGATCGCAGCTCTAGGATGGTCATTCACCACATTCTTCATGTCCGATGTCATCGAAATGTTTTCGTCCAGCATTCACTGTGTGCTGATTATCGCTATCGCACGTGTGCTCAATGGTGCTTTTCAAG GAATGCATTTTCCCAGTGTTATAAGTTTGACCAGCCAGCATTTAGAAGAGTATGAGAGAGCTTCGTTCTTTGGGCTCCTTACTTCTGGGTCAGCACTTGGTACTTTACTTACAGTGACTCTAGGGTCTTATTTAATGAAAGCTTATCATTGGCAAATAGTCTTTCAAGTGctag GCAGTCTAGGATTTATGTGgacattatttttgtattaccAGAGTTTGAAAGtaccgagaaaaaaattaaagacgTCAATTGACGATTCTATTCATAGTAATTTGCCCTGGAGGCAGCTGTGGTCTAAACCTCCTTTctg GTCCTGTGTGTTTACGCACGCGTgtcaaaataattgtttttttgtactaCTTTCTTGGATGCCAACATATTTTCATGATACATTTCCTGATGTAcag agcTGGAAAGTAAATATGATACCTTGGCTGTCATTAGTACCTTGCACATTTATCGCAAAAGTACTGTCAGAAAGACTGATAAGAACCGGGTACTCTGTCACGGCAACGAGAAAAATAATCGAGACAATTTGTTTGACTACTCAGAGCATTAATTTACTTATCTTGT ctCGAGTAACGACATTTCCAAGTGCGATGATCTGCTTAATGCTGATAATTGGAGGCACTGGTTTTCATAACACCGCGATTGCTGTTAATCCTTCAGATCTTGCACCCAAACACTCCGGAAGTGTTTTTGGGATAATGAATTCCATTGGTGCAGTACCTG GTTTTCTAGGTGTTTATTTAGCTGGTCATATTCTACATATGACACACAGTTGGGCAGCAGTATTTATCCTCACATCAATTATTGACGCTCTTGGTTGCATCGTGTACCTTGTATTTGGTTCAGGACAAccgataatataa
- the LOC130668682 gene encoding ragulator complex protein LAMTOR3-A has product MTVELKKFLYQLLNSVEGLHSILITDRDGVPVVSVSTDTAPELAMRASFLSTFGMATDQGSKLGLGKNKTIMCMYSSYQVIQMNKLPLVVSFIASHSCNTGHILALETRIDPILCNLKCAVVEA; this is encoded by the exons ATGACAGTG gaactaaaaaagtttttgtatcAATTGCTGAACAGTGTGGAAGGTTTGCACAGTATCCTAATAACTGACCGTGATGGAGTACCAGTCGTATCAGTATCTACGGATACTGCTCCAGAGTTGGCTATGAGAGCCAGTTTTTTATCAACATTTGGCATGGCTACGGATCAAGGGAGTAAACTAGGCCTGGGGAAGAACAAAACAATCATGTGCATGTACAGCAGTTATcag GTGATCCAAATGAATAAGCTGCCTCTGGTTGTCAGTTTTATAGCCTCGCACTCGTGTAACACCGGGCATATATTGGCGCTGGAAACTCGTATTGACCCGATCTTGTGTAATTTGAAATGCGCTGTCGTGGAGGCCTGA
- the LOC130668680 gene encoding glyoxylate reductase/hydroxypyruvate reductase-like — protein MSKPKVLVARDDIPSAGLDLLRTKCELTIIPGASPTREEILRAIPGHDALFLVGHHNVNSEFLDMAGSSLKVISTMSAGYDHLDVPEIKRRGIKVGHTPVVLNAAVAEVAVMLLLNAARRAHEGRLLLEAGKTENKPTWLLGQDIRGSTVGIVGLGMIGLAIAKRLIPFEIGRFLYTGHSPKKRGDEIGAEFVSLDDLLERSDFVVVAAPLTIETRGLFDDAAFGKMKKTAVFVNIARGAIVKTDALVKALKENKIFAAGLDVTDPEPLPTDHELLKLPNLEIVPHIGSATVKTRNDMAVVAAQNIINAMEGKPLVYPL, from the exons ATGTCGAAGCCAAAGGTTCTGGTAGCTCGTGATGACATTCCGTCAGCTGGTCTAGATCTTTTGCGGAcaaa ATGTGAGCTGACAATTATTCCGGGTGCGAGTCCAACGAGAGAAGAAATTCTTCGTGCTATACCTGGACATGACGCTCTTTTTTTAGTAGGCCACCATAATGTAAATTCCGAGTTTCTGGACATGGctg gGTCATCTCTGAAAGTTATTTCGACGATGTCAGCTGGATACGATCATCTGGATGTACCGGAAATAAAACGTCGGGGTATTAAAGTTGGGCATACTCCGGTTGTTTTAAACGCAGCGGTAGCAGAAGTTGCTGTCATGCTTTTATTAAATGCAGCACGACGTGCTCATGAAGGCCGTTTATTACTTGAAGC AGGCAAGACAGAGAATAAACCCACGTGGTTACTGGGTCAAGACATTCGTGGCTCTACGGTTGGAATCGTCGGATTAGGAATGATCGGTCTGGCGATCGCTAAAAGACTGATTCCATTTGAAATCGGACGATTTTTATACACCGGTCACTCGCCTAAAAAAAGGGGCGATGAAATAGGAGCCGAATTTGTGTCACTGGACGATCTTTTGGAGCGCAGTGACTTTGTGGTCGTCGCTGCTCCGCTGACAATCGAGACCCGGGGGCTTTTTGACGACGCGGCGTTTggcaaaatgaaaaaaactgcAGTATTTGTTAACATCGCTCGTGGTGCTATTGTGAAAACTGATGCTCTGGTAAAAGCTCTGAaggaaaacaaaatatttgcCGCTGGGCTGGATGTCACTGACCCTGAGCCTCTGCCAACGGACCACGAGTTACTCAAACTTCCAAATTTAGAAATAGTTCCCCATATTGGCAGTGCTACTGTCAAAACTCGCAATGACATGGCAGTTGTTGCTGCTCAGAATATTATCAATGCTATGGAAGGGAAACCTCTTGTCTATCCGCTGTGA
- the LOC130667933 gene encoding uncharacterized protein LOC130667933: MSLVRYFHLLEPFILVLQRAIRNLQNSTSTDEGCEGVANIIYSDIKLHSDDIAQLNSTLEEMINKEIELNKELKELSKEYERLKSRKCVSKYQLGTLLHKIESEEENKRIMTCENTEIGRKFLALREQNSSLFNEMINLSPQELKTMIINERIRRLSYEDM, encoded by the exons ATGTCTTTGGTTCGTTATTTTCATCTTTTGGAACCTTTTATATTg GTATTGCAAAGAGCGATTCGAAACCTTCAGAATTCCACGTCTACTGATGAAGGTTGTGAAGGAGTTGCGAACATTATATATTCAGATATAAAATTACACTCCGATGATATTGCACAACTTAATTCAACCTTGGAGGAAATGATTAACAAGGAGATCGAGCTGAATAAAGAGTTGAAGGAGCTATCCAAAGAATACGAAAGATTGAAATCACGAAAATGTGTATCTAAATATCAATTGGGCACTCTTCTTCATAAAATAGAAAGTGAAGAGGAAAATAAACGCATTATGACTTGCGAAAATACTGAAATCGGTAGAAAATTCCTGGCATTAAGAGAACAAAACTCAAGTTTATTTAATGAGATGATAAATTTAAGCCCTCAAGAGTTAAAGACAATGATTATAAATGAAAGAATCAGGCGGCTAAGTTATGAAGATATGTAG